The sequence CAATACAACAGTCATGGATGCAACAGAGACTACCGCAGCAAGCGTAAATGGACAACTTATTGAAGAGGAATATGATCAAGTTGATAATTTTAAAGTTGTTAaagagacagacagacacttAAGCGGCAGTCCTACTCCCAGTGAGCAGTCATATGTCGATTTCGACCCAGCAGATAACGAATATGTTGTCAATGATTTGGATTCATGCAGCATCGAGCAAAACTGTGCCTACATTTCCAATACCGGCATTAATGATCAACCGCCTGACTATTTGGAGGTCATAACTCAACAAAACAGTGACTACAGTATTGAGGCCAGCAACGTCTACTGTGTGGCAGACCCTGCTGTTGCTGGACATGAAAATGGTGAGCTCTATGAAGTACTACCAGAGATGGGAGAGCGAACCCAAATAGTACCACAGAGGAGAGAGCAAAATAACGTAGTGCAAAAAAGAGCAAAGAATACTATGAAAAAAGTTCCACCCCGAGGTCTTTGTAGTTTTTGGCAAGGAAGGGTGGAGGTGGCTATACGAATTATCATTCTAATGGTAAGTCCCTGTATATTATAGGATATAAGAGGTGGCCAGCTAACACAGTTAATGTGGATATCCTCCTGTATCAAGGtattataaagagaagaggaaATGCATCTATATAGGTATATCGGTACTCAGCTAAATTTATATATATCAGAGGCAGGATATATATAATTCAGTACTTAATGTAGCCTcaagaccagccgttcgttacctgaaagaacgcctggtcaagttccaatatAAAACTCgtttagctgagtcagcgagtGGTTAGGCTTGAGTAGTTGTGAACATGATTGCGGTAACCGCAACCACAacaatactatagctagctgcatgttaCTGGAAGCATCATAATGATGTTCACGGGCAAGTATGGTTGTTGTGGGCAATTACCGGTCCTGGACCAATTAGACAagttctacattggaacttgaccaggcataacgaacggctggtctcgaggctacttaATGGTTCTGCATgcatctataataattatagcattttgTGTGGGCAGGAAGGTCTAAAAACAGAaaccatgcacaataatttTGTTGAGTTTGAGAATTAGTCTGAGTCactgccctcttctctttataagtccttggctgcatgtacatacgtagaGGGTGATCGCATGCACACGAGTATTTATAACAACTAGCTGTATACAGTGTAATACTTATGCACCACCACAGTTGGGACTGCCCCTGCTATTGCTGCTATTGCTGCCCATATCAGTGCTGCCCATATCAGGAGCCATTGGTTTGGTCAGCTGCTTAACTTGTCTACCACAACTTATGGTGAGCTGTTGTTTTGAGCTGCCTATGCTACTGGGTAGAGTCTGCTCCAAAAATATCTCCAACTGCTTTCTAGCATGGGTGAGTTACTCCAGCTATATAATAGTATTAGCACTTCATATTCACTTGACTACACTTTTTAACTACACAATGGCTGGTATGAGCCTGTATAGTGACTTCGacttcacacacatgcaagtaTTAATGGGACTCTACCCAGACATATAAAGGCTCTCTTTAGTTGCATGGCTGCACGTTGAATTGTGACATCTCTATAAAAGTCTGGGTAGGGgaacctacataattatattacatgcatataagtGAACTGAGGCATGCACAATACAATAGaggccaaattaaagtttcttGCAGTGTCTATACGCAAACAGAacagaaactttaatttggcctcatagctgcatgtacatgtaataataattctacccacaaacacatgcaGGACATTACACACAACTGGACACTGTTCTCATCTACTTAATAGCCTGTGGGCAGGCCGCTTGGATCACTACACTGTGGTCAAGTGATTTACACAGTGCTCAGAGCAATGATACGAATCGGAGCAATGTTGGGGTACTACAAGCAGGAGTTGCTATCTTTGCTGTTCTCACAGTAAGTACAAAACACCTCTATAATAGTGAGCATAAAGAATGCACACATGTCAAGTTAATCAGTAGTGTAGTCCCtagcacacacaacactgcaTACGTACATGGCtgtaagtatatataattataggctaatcTTTGTTATGTATTAGCAGTACCAGCACAAGGACATGAACCTACTTATTGCTGATTGCGTTTGTGTCATACTGTTtgccatgtatatatataatgagattcattattGGAATTGGAATTGGAATGAGTTTATTACACAAGGACCATTATCTAatggaccaatcagattgctacCACTCATAAAGCAATGCAACCTAATatggtggtgggtggtggtggGTTAGGTAATATCATccaggtatatatacatgcatgattgatattacttataaattataggtATGTATTGTACTCCTTTGACGTCTGATCACAATTATGAGCAATTACATGCCGGTGATAGCCTATACATAGTAGCTTATTTATTATAATGCTATTGTCCCTTCTATATAGGTGCTGTACTTCATACTTGCAGTCCTGTACCTGTTCAGGGCTTGCTCGGTTATAGCAGCCATTAAGAGAAAACGTGATCACAGAAATGGATCCATGGCACTCACTCAGAGAACTTAACATTGTAGCAATAGAACATGAGATAACCCCTATTAGGGTGCACTATATACtttattgcacacacacacacacacacacacacacacacacacacacacacacacacacacacacacacacacacacacacacacacacacacacacacacacacacacacacacacacacacacacacacacacacacacacacacacacacacacacacacacacacacacacacacacacacacacacacacacacacacacacacacacacacacacacacacacacacacacacacacacacacacacacacacacacacacacacacacacacacacacacacacacacacacacacacacacacacacacacacacacacacacacacacacacacacacacacacacacacacacacacacacacacacacacacacacacacacacacacacacacacacacacacacacacacacacacacacacacacacacacacacacacacacacacacacacacacacacacacacacacacacacacacacacacacacacacacacacacacacacacacacacacacacacacacacacacacacacacacacacacacttaatgGTTCgctgcatgcacattaacCCAAATAATATGCCAAAGTAAACTCACAACTCTTAGAAGTGGGTGACTTTAATTAGCACCATTCAACCAGTGCCGTGTAGGATAAGTACATTCAAATATGGCGGAACCTATTACACACATCATCGGACacaacataccgtatagcgcgaaattttcgaggggcttaattttcgtggatttcgtgggttagcaatcctacacgaaaattaagtccacgaaaatcgttctttacctgctataacgtgcaagatttaaaggcgtggcttccggtaagcagtcattccgcgaacattgtgcaacgaaatggcttttagaggccaatccacgaaatataagtgcctcgaaaatttcgcgctatacggtatataggaTGTACAATAAGGGTTTTTTTTCGAGCAGTCATACACGTAATAGGTCACCACATTTACTAGCAAGCACACAAGTTCATGCTTCTCATAGAGAGAAGCCATGGAGATAGTTAACAACTGTTCTGACGGTGTCAACACACAAAGACAGATCAGTGAAACAGGCAGAGAGAGTGAGATTGTTGAAGATGTTGCTTCAGAAACAAATGTTGACGTCCAAGAAAATCCTGCATACAATTTCAGAGCTAACAATGCGAGTGTTGAGTGTGGGGATGGGGGAGAGTACGAAGTGGCTATGTACGGTTTCACCAATATCCCAATCGAGCAAAATCCTGCCTACAAAGTGCACAGTACCGGACGGTTGGATGAGGTCAGTGACAGTGGTCAGTACGAATTAGTCATCCCTACGGAGTCAGCTACAAATGTGATTGTCCAACAAAACCAGGCTTACAACATAATTACTACACAGCCAGCAACTGATTGTAATTATGAGGAGATCCCAGAAAATACAACCGAGCAATTTTATGAAGAGATTCCTGTGCAACAAAACCATTTGACACAAGTCCCTGGGAAAGTAGCGACACCTGTTCCGCTATTGAAGGCTACCTGTAGCTTCTGGCAAGACAAAGCGAAAGTGGCTGTCAGAATAACTATCTTAATGGTAAGATTGCGACAGCATATTTTAAAGCATGCCTAATATATAGGCTATAATAATCATAGGAAAATGCAACCAAGAGCATTCAGTAGATTTTAGGGAGCTCTATAGAATTTATAAGACCGCACATACACAGTTAGtagaacacaaacacacacacactccaccgcTGCAGCTCGTATCTCTACTGTTGGCACTATTCATTTCATCTGATGGTCTGGTTTTCACAGCTACAGTAATTGAGTATTCTTCATTGCCACCTCTAACACTAATCATAGGGACAATTTTTCTAACCCTTTTGCTTCTTGGAGTCATCATGGAAATAGCACACCTCTACATCAGGACATGCAGGAGAAGAACAACCAAATGTTTCCTCGCGTGGGTACGTATAGGATGATTGGTCGGTACATAATGTCGGtacattatatgcatgcagtacatagATTTACCAAAgaaagataataattatgtatatgcatgcactgtattccATCACACACCATACGTCATAATAGCTATTACACTGcttatgcaaactctatacaccaacacacaccacacacacaggacattATATACTCTTGCGTAACGATCTTCTCCTCACTGGTGTTCCTCGGAGCATCCATTGGGCTAACTGTACTATGGTCTACAATCAATCATCTGGTGGAGGGATACATCTTTTTGATCATAATCACGGCAAGTTAATCAACGAGAGCCTTTTATATACAGgcctcataataattatgtatatataattatatgcactgtaTTCCATCATAAATATCATTTCCTATAagcatgcaaataattattgtacattaaTTAGCTCACTCCTGATTCAAActtcatacacacacacacatgcacagctgGCTAGGACACATTAATAATCAATTATAGCTTTCTGGTATTACACATTAATAAtcaagctatatatacacagtaaaaacacataataatgttatatgggatgcatcatcgtattttagtgttaaaatgacagaaattcgaatctgtttttactgtgtagcTTTCTGGTATTACACATCATTTATGATTCCTATATATGCAGGTGCTGTGCTTCACACTTGCAGTCCTGTACCTGTTCAGGGCTTGCTGGATTATAGCGATCATTAAGATCAAATGAGATCAAAGAAatggaccccccccccccagaacTTAACATTGTAGCAATAACACTACCTTcttgaacacatgcacacacttcacacacttAATTAATGGTTCTATGCACATTGACACAATTATGTAAGCTACCATATATTTATGCTTGTGAAAAACTTTTACGAATCAGccaaattagcagaaaatgtTGACCCtctgcgatctaactattgcgttctggcaaggatcgtgtgtactaatttaggtttttcaattttatttttgcgaatggataaaccctcgcaaagttcgcataattatgtttgatgctcgcaaaacattctagtaatacggtaatatCTCCTGATGCAATGTAAGCTCAAAGAAGTGGGTGGTTGTGTCTAGGCAACTTTATATAATAGTTGTATAATCAGGTGAAACCTATATCATGTTTTACACATTATTTTTACCAAATATAGAGGAACTTatactatacacatgcaccagTTGCAGGTGCTCCTGATTACACATCCTAtacttgtaccatgatgtgctctgacactaaggaatatccattgaaactctcaggatactccagggtacaaatcccatgtacCCTACTATAGGGTGTACATTCATATACCCTAGGGTACATTGGCTTGTTTGTGGTGAGCCTAAAGCCCACCATCCACCCTTAAAGGGCTCTCTCTTTTATACAAAACTACTGTGAAACACTTGATCAAATTGTGAGAATCAATTGTTCAGTATCCACAATAAAACTACCCGACCCCATTGGAACTGAGGTgtgaagttgtaaatgtggtttgtaaAGTGCAAGCACAGCACATAAAATGTGCACAGTGCGCATGCACGGCAGAGATCaaagcagaggaggtcggacatcacttgaactttcactaattatgaccttttaatgacattccaggccaaattgcttttcgtttttgctgactcagcgtaGCGTCTACTGTACTTCGCTAGTCTCTATtttagccgccctctaaaagttgggcggcctaCTCACGAGTCTATGTTatagagggcgactgattcatgagacaatattctgcacggtttctgtcgctgaatctattgacagctagttgtgtttggtgtctgtgatggttactggacctaaccctatcagcacataatacctatactagctagatccGCCTAGATCTAGCCAtgttctactgctgagtcagcaaaaacaaaaagcaatttggcctggaatgtcattaaaaggtcataattagtgaaagttcaagtgatgtccacctcctctgagatcaaagagtgtttactactactcagttgtaaatgggttggataacagcttctaatcAATATGTGTTCATAGCACAAGCTACCTGTACCATGcatatctgtgtgtgtattgttattgtactaccTCGAGCAGTTCTATGTATCCCTCGGCCggggaatacatagaactgccctcggtagtacaaatccaatacatccttgatatccatggtacaactattacatgtcATATAACAATGAAGGGTGTTTCGCTCCCATCAGATTCAGTATTGCACTCCTGGTCTAACCTGTTAGCTCACTATAATTACACTGAATCTGATTAGTAAAGTACCCTTCATTGTTTTATGACATGCAGGATGTGTGTAACCAGGAGACCTGCTGGTGTAGTATAAATTCCCAGAAATTGGTTAGTGCAGAATGTGTGGTTCAATGGTTGTGTGGTGTTGGGAATACTCCTGCATGATtagactcacagagacaagCTAAACTAAGCCATGGAGTTAGTTAACAACTGTTCCTACGATGTCAACACACAAAGACAGATCAGTGAAACAGGCAGAGAGAGTGAGATTGTTGAACATGCTGATACAGAAACAAATGTTGACGTCCAAGAAAATCCTGCATACAATTTCAGAGCTAACAATGCGAGTGTTGAGTGTGGGGATGGAGAAGAGTACGAAGTGGCTGTGTACGACACAAATATCCCAATTGAGCCAAACCACGCCTACAATGTGCACAGCACCGGACAGTCGGATGAGGTCAGCGAGTACGAATTAGTTATCCCAGTAGAGCCACTTCCGAGTTTGATTTCTCAACAAAACCATGCTTATAACATCGATATTACAGAGCCAGATGACACTGCATCTGTTGGTAGCTACGAGGAGATCTCAGAAAATACGAGATGGGTTTCAAAAAATGCGACTGAGCGATATTATGAAGAGATTCCTGCACAACAAAACTATCTGACACAATACCCTACTGAAGAAGAAGCAACTGTTCCACCATTGAAGGCTATCTGTAGCTTCTGGCAGGGAAAAGTAGAAGTGGCTGTCAGAATAACTATCCTAGTGGTAAGACAACtgtagaacataattattatgccattATTTACACGACAAAGGAAAACCCACAAAGACcatacaccatgcatgcacacacttctACCAATGCAGCTGGCAATTCTACTGATGGTGCTATACATTGCATCAGCTGGTCTGGCAATCATCCCAATTACTGGTCGGTTTTCATCGGCTCCTCTCACAACACTGATTATAGGAGGAATTTTCCCATTCCAATTTGCTTGTGTAATTATCATGGAAATAATACACCTCTGCATCAGGACACGCAGGAAAAGGACAAGCAAATGTTTCCTCACATGGGTAAGGTACAGGCTATACGGTTACAGCGTATACATACAGCAAACAAACTATATATCTCTATTCATTGAGTGACTGACTATATACATCTgcgcatgtacatacattgaaATAGCTATTATTGATACCCTCATCACATCACACTCTTATTGGGTGTACAATGTTCCAAAGTGAAGGCTTCGGGTAGCTTTGGAAAGCACATAATCATGTGTGCTGTAGGGTAAATAAAAAAAAGTTGGCCAGTTTTGGGTATAGCTTCGCGAATTAAGTTCAGGAAGGCTTTCTTGAAATGTGAAACCAAAAAAAGCCTTAACCTTGTGATGTCAAACAAGTGTTCATTAACTTCGCAAATTTTGTTTGCCAACCTaccataacacacacacacacacaggacattTTATACTGTTTCATGACAAGCTTCTTCTCACTGGTGTTCCTCGGAATATCAGCCTGGCTAACTGTAGAGTGGTCTATAACGAGTAATCCAGTAGAATATTTCCTCTTCATTCTAATCACAGTAAGTTAATAACCTTACCTCCAGTTCCTACACAAAActactattattataacataacATCTTCTTCTAGCTTGGAAATAACTAATTTGCTAATGATTCAAACCTCACGTATTGtaggcacatgcatgcactcacacaTTCAAGACAATCTTTTTGCTATCACACAATAAATGGCTGTAATTCCTACACAGGTGCTGTGCTTCATCTTCATGGCTCTGTACATGCTCAGGGTTTGCTGGATTAGGGCAACCATTAGTATGAAGTGGGATTCAAGAATGGAAATATAAACCAAGGAAAATGAAAAGTAGTAAACAGCCTAGATTCGTAGCAATTACAATTTaacgcacacacacgttgCACTATACtttattgcacacacacactgtatctAACACCATTCAACTAGGATAAGCTAGTACATTCAAATATGGCGGACCTATTACACACATCATTTGACACAACATATAGGATGTACATGCAATAAGGGTTTTTTTCAAAGGTCACCACATTTACTAGCAAGCACACAAGTTCATGCTTCTCATAGAGAGAAGCCATGGAGATAGTTAACAACTGTTCCTACGGTGTCAACACACAAAGACAGATCAGTGGAACAGGCAGAGAGAGTGAGATTGTCAACAATCTCAGAGCTAGTGTTGACCGTGGGGATGAAGGAAAGTACGAAAATGTTGTGTACAACTTCACTATCGATCGAGCCAAACCACACCTACAATGTGCACAGTACCCGACAGTCGGATGAGATCAGTGAAAGTGGTCAGTACGAATTAGTTATCCCTACGGAGTCAGCTGCAAATGTGATTGTCCAACAAAACCAGGCTTACAACATCATTACTACACAGCCAGCAACTGATTGTAATTATGAGGAGATCCCAGAAAATATACAACCAAGCAATTTTATGAAGAGATTCCTGTGCAAAAAAACCATTTGACACAAGTCCCTGGGGAAGTAACAACACAAGCCCCTAAGAAAGTAACGACATCTGCTCTACCATTGAAGGCTATCTGTAGCTTCTGGCAAGGCAAAGCGGAAGTGGCTGTCAGAATAACTATTCTAATGGTGagatttaggttttgcgattttatttttCCTTGTAAAGTTCGCATAATCATAttcgatgctcgcaaaacattctagtaaaaCAGTTGAtgcaatgtatatataggctCAAAGAGGTGGGTGGTTGTGTCTATAATAGGCAAATTTATAtaatagttgtataattaGTGGAAACCTATATTATATCATgcaaaaacaataattattggggAACttatatactacatgcatgcaccaggTGCTCCTGATTACacatcctataattatatgtcataTATTTTCTGTTACACTTGCGTATTATATCGCACACAAAGGCCCGTTTTCATCTATACACGTACTATACTAGTTACTTTGCTTACACGCATCAGCATGATTGAATCCAATTAAGATAATTAAGTAAATCATTGCAAGCTTGCGTGCACACGAACAAAAAATGATTGTTTTGCCTGCGTGCAACACAATCAAAACAAACACAGAGTACTACACAATTTGGCCTGTACTGTAGGAGGTGGGTGGTTTTTAACAAGATTGCTGGCATGCATGGTAAGATATCTTAAGATTGGAACCTAGTACCGTATATCAAGTTTCGAATGCATAACGTTCTTCAAATTCAATCGGAAAAAAGACgcaaagagtgagcatgcacatgcaattcgAAACGCAATCAGATTTGTACAGTGTCACTTGCATTCGAAACCCGATACATTACTAggatgttttgcgagcatcaaataCATGCGAACCTTGATCAATTCGCagcaataaaatcgcaaaacctactagtaaatacacacaatctttgccagaacacaatagttaaATTGCAAAGggctgctgatttggctcattctcaaaggtttttcacaagcaaaatattctagtaatacgatatacggtatacatatCATCTAAAACAACAAATACTTGACGTGCCAATATAGGGGAGTTATTTAACTCCCACTTGCAGAGCAGTCAGTCATAGCCACATTTACTAGTATAAACACACAGACTTATAGAGACAAGCCATGGAGATAGTTAACAACTATTCTGACGGTGTCGGTACACAAAGACAGATCAGTGAAACAAGCAGAGAGAGTGAGATTGCTGAAGATGCTGTTACAGAAACAAATGTTGACATCCAAGAAAATCCTGCATACAATTTCAGAGCTAACGTTGAGAGTGTTGACTATGAGAATGGAGAAGAGTACGAAAATGTTGTGTACAACTTTACAAATATCCCAATCGAGCCAAACCCTGCCTACAAGGTGCACAGCAACAGGCGGTTGGACGAAGTTAGTGAGTACGAATTAATCATTCTTACAGAGTCACCTGCAAATGAGATTGTCCAACAAAACCAGGCTAATAACATTATTACTACACAGCAAGGTGATACTGCATCTGATTATAGCTATGAGGAGATCCCAGAAATTTCGACTGAGCAATTTTACCCAGAGCAACAAAACCCTTTGACACAAGCCCCTGAGGAAGTAACGACACAAGCCCCTGAGGAAGTAACGACACAAGCCCCTGAGGAAGTAATAACGACACAAGCCCCTGTAACGACACCTGTTTCGCCATTAAAGGCTATCTGTAGCTTCTGGCAAGGCAAAGTGGAAATAGCTGTCAGAATAACTATCTTAATGGTGAGATAATTGCACTGGTTTTAGAACATGCATGCCTACAACCAACCTATAGGACTACTGAAGTGCTAAACCCTTGGCAGTTTTATGTCTTACAACCAGAGTGTtctacaaaattaattatgtataagtAACTAACATGCAGAGGGCAAATATACATATACACTATACAAAAGACACtgaatcagatttgaatgctATGACAAGGCTTTGAAACTGCATGCAGTGGTGCATGTCTGGCTAACATCAAAATTAAACtataataacttgttgtgtatAGATTGAGGCtattcatgctgtaaacgcaatggcagccaggtgagcatgACTCAGAATCACACACAGACCAGGTGACTATACTATAACCAATGGCCACCGATGCGCCTCGGGTTAAAAAGAGGAATATTCAGTATTTTCTAGGGAGCTCTagaattcataattatgatagctattattattatgatgtatCTATCCTATAGAATTcgttatgataataattattatagctataattatgatagataCAATTATACAGAGGAGGGATAGTCGGGGTCAAAAAGTCTTAATTAAAATCTGCTTACGTAGGACTGTAATTGCAATGCATTCCAATAATCTACTCTTTCTTTGTTAACTCCAACCACGACGAAATTGACAAAAGGTTGCAGGTAATACAGGAAGATTAGACGATCGGAACACAATTAAAGTCTTCAGGAAGCAGATAGATCTTTTGACCCTGACTATCTTCCTTCGCAATACTTTTAATTCACAGAAAACAATGTTAACCCAGAAATGCACACACATCTATACCAATGCAGCTGGCATTTCTACTGATGGGGCTATATGCATATGCTGGTCAGGCTTACATCACACCTAATGAGTTTTCATCGAATCCTTTTAATTCATATATCAGAGTGATAATAGGAGGTATTTTTCCACTCCAATTGAGTATTGTAATCAGCATGGAAATAGTACACCTCTGCATCAGAACTTGCAGGATAAGGACAACCAAATGTTTCCTCACATGGGTAAGTACAGGCTATACgattacagtgtatataccaAACTAAGCTATACATTCTATATTATATACCTATTCAATGAGTGACTGACtatctgtgcatgtatacatgcatacatcaAAATAgctatacaattattattattaaaaaccCAAAATCTTTTATCAGACCAAAAACCAAAAAGACTCCTATTGCATGTAATGTTGCAAAGAAAAATGTGTGAAGGCTTCAGGTATAGCTTTGGAAAGCAAACATTTGCATAAGCTGAATATTTCCAGTTTCAGGTAGCTTCACGAATTAAACTCTAGGAAGGCCTTCATCACGTGGGTTAATTTTTTACCATTTCGTAGTTGCTGTACTTAATTCCTAAGTTAAAAAACTGAAATGCTGCTCCTTTTTAACTGCATGTTTCCATAGAGTCTATATGGTTTGACAGTCACACCCTGGACTCCGCATATATGGAGTGGTCCCGCCTTTCCTCGAGCTAAGCACAAGTCAGGAA is a genomic window of Halichondria panicea chromosome 15, odHalPani1.1, whole genome shotgun sequence containing:
- the LOC135348573 gene encoding uncharacterized protein LOC135348573 — encoded protein: MDATETTAASVNGQLIEEEYDQVDNFKVVKETDRHLSGSPTPSEQSYVDFDPADNEYVVNDLDSCSIEQNCAYISNTGINDQPPDYLEVITQQNSDYSIEASNVYCVADPAVAGHENGELYEVLPEMGERTQIVPQRREQNNVVQKRAKNTMKKVPPRGLCSFWQGRVEVAIRIIILMLGLPLLLLLLLPISVLPISGAIGLVSCLTCLPQLMVSCCFELPMLLGRVCSKNISNCFLAWDITHNWTLFSST
- the LOC135348571 gene encoding uncharacterized protein LOC135348571, with translation MEIVNNCSDGVNTQRQISETGRESEIVEDVASETNVDVQENPAYNFRANNASVECGDGGEYEVAMYGFTNIPIEQNPAYKVHSTGRLDEVSDSGQYELVIPTESATNVIVQQNQAYNIITTQPATDCNYEEIPENTTEQFYEEIPVQQNHLTQVPGKVATPVPLLKATCSFWQDKAKVAVRITILMLVSLLLALFISSDGLVFTATVIEYSSLPPLTLIIGTIFLTLLLLGVIMEIAHLYIRTCRRRTTKCFLAWDIIYSCVTIFSSLVFLGASIGLTVLWSTINHLVEGYIFLIIITVLCFTLAVLYLFRACWIIAIIKIK
- the LOC135348567 gene encoding uncharacterized protein LOC135348567 isoform X2, with the translated sequence MELVNNCSYDVNTQRQISETGRESEIVEHADTETNVDVQENPAYNFRANNASVECGDGEEYEVAVYDTNIPIEPNHAYNVHSTGQSDEVSEYELVIPVEPLPSLISQQNHAYNIDITEPDDTASVGSYEEISENTRWVSKNATERYYEEIPAQQNYLTQYPTEEEATVPPLKAICSFWQGKVEVAVRITILVLAILLMVLYIASAGLAIIPITGRFSSAPLTTLIIGGIFPFQFACVIIMEIIHLCIRTRRKRTSKCFLTWDILYCFMTSFFSLVFLGISAWLTVEWSITSNPVEYFLFILITVLCFIFMALYMLRVCWIRATISMKWDSRMEI
- the LOC135348567 gene encoding uncharacterized protein LOC135348567 isoform X4; protein product: MEIVNNYSDGVGTQRQISETSRESEIAEDAVTETNVDIQENPAYNFRANVESVDYENGEEYENVVYNFTNIPIEPNPAYKVHSNRRLDEVSEYELIILTESPANEIVQQNQANNIITTQQGDTASDYSYEEIPEISTEQFYPEQQNPLTQAPEEVTTQAPEEVTTQAPEEVITTQAPVTTPVSPLKAICSFWQGKVEIAVRITILMIEAIHAVNAMAASWHFY
- the LOC135348567 gene encoding uncharacterized protein LOC135348567 isoform X1: MEIVNNYSDGVGTQRQISETSRESEIAEDAVTETNVDIQENPAYNFRANVESVDYENGEEYENVVYNFTNIPIEPNPAYKVHSNRRLDEVSEYELIILTESPANEIVQQNQANNIITTQQGDTASDYSYEEIPEISTEQFYPEQQNPLTQAPEEVTTQAPEEVTTQAPEEVITTQAPVTTPVSPLKAICSFWQGKVEIAVRITILMLAFLLMGLYAYAGQAYITPNEFSSNPFNSYIRVIIGGIFPLQLSIVISMEIVHLCIRTCRIRTTKCFLTWDILYCCMISFFSLVFLGTSAWQTVLWSTTSNLVQFVLFVLITVLCFIFTALYILRVCWIRATISRKWDSRMII